One genomic segment of Gottschalkia acidurici 9a includes these proteins:
- a CDS encoding phosphonate ABC transporter ATP-binding protein translates to MSSENIFELNNISKTYDRKVALSSVSLVIRKCETVALIGSSGAGKSTLLNILANVISPDEGGKLLIDGLSYSHYKTEKQLAKKVGIIRQQFDLVGQLPVIHNVLVGRLHEWGFFKSFVSLLIPQEKDLALKSLERVGLIDKVYDRTSNLSGGEQQRVAMARLMVQDPKVILADEPVSALDPTRAEDILSMITQIVKEENKTLVTVLHSVEYAKKYFDRIIGMREGKIYFDLRSDEITDELLSELYDLKGIEGNE, encoded by the coding sequence ATGTCGTCAGAAAATATTTTTGAATTAAATAATATATCAAAAACTTATGATAGAAAAGTAGCATTATCTTCTGTTTCTCTTGTTATAAGGAAATGTGAGACCGTGGCACTAATTGGTTCAAGTGGAGCTGGAAAGTCAACATTACTTAATATACTTGCAAATGTAATTTCACCTGACGAAGGTGGTAAATTGCTAATAGATGGACTATCATATTCTCACTATAAGACAGAGAAACAATTAGCTAAAAAAGTGGGAATTATTAGACAGCAGTTTGATCTTGTTGGTCAATTACCAGTGATACATAATGTATTAGTAGGAAGACTACATGAATGGGGATTTTTTAAATCATTTGTGTCATTATTAATTCCACAAGAAAAAGATCTGGCACTTAAATCGTTAGAAAGGGTAGGTTTAATAGATAAGGTTTATGATAGAACTTCAAATCTATCAGGAGGAGAACAACAAAGAGTTGCAATGGCAAGACTAATGGTACAAGATCCAAAAGTTATATTAGCAGATGAACCAGTATCTGCTCTAGATCCAACACGTGCGGAAGATATTTTATCCATGATTACACAAATAGTTAAAGAAGAGAATAAGACACTCGTGACAGTTCTTCATTCAGTAGAATATGCAAAGAAATATTTTGATCGTATAATTGGAATGAGAGAAGGTAAAATTTATTTTGATCTTAGATCAGATGAAATTACAGATGAGCTTTTGTCAGAACTTTATGATTTGAAGGGGATAGAAGGGAATGAGTAA
- a CDS encoding RNA-binding S4 domain-containing protein encodes MREITIETEFIKLDQLLKYAEITQSGGESKILIKEGEVKVNGEVAFERGKKIRSGDIVEVDGFEKFIIK; translated from the coding sequence ATGAGAGAAATAACTATAGAAACTGAATTTATAAAATTAGATCAACTGTTGAAATATGCCGAAATAACACAAAGTGGTGGAGAAAGTAAAATTTTAATAAAAGAAGGGGAGGTAAAGGTAAACGGAGAAGTAGCATTTGAGAGAGGGAAGAAAATAAGAAGTGGTGATATAGTAGAGGTAGACGGTTTTGAAAAGTTTATAATAAAGTAA
- the gyrA gene encoding DNA gyrase subunit A yields MSDDNKRVVDIDIREEMKKSYLDYSMSVIVSRALPDVRDGLKPVHRRILYAMNDLGMTPDKPHKKSARIVGEVLGKYHPHGDTAVYDAMVRLAQDFSTRYMLIDGHGNFGSVDGDGAAAMRYTEARMSKIALEMLRDIGKDTIDYRLNFDETLNEPKVLPSRFPNLLVNGSSGIAVGMATSIPPHNLSEVIDGIVAMIDNKDITIEEIISHIKGPDFPTGAIIMGKENIREAYRTGRGKVIVRSEAEIEENSKGRSSIIVTEIPYQVNKARLIEKIAELVRDKRIEGISDLRDESDRDGMRIVIEIKRDANANIVLNNLYKYTQLQATFSIIMLALVNDQPKVLNLHQMIKHYLDHQVEVIVRRTQYELNKAEERAHILAGLRIALDNIDAVIKLIRGSSTTAEAKDGLMNQFGLSDKQAQAILDMRLQRLTGLEREKIEEEYNALMIEISRLKEILASEELVYGIIKQELLEIKENYGDERRTKIRVSEEDIDIEDMIQEENVAITLTHFGYIKRLPEDTYKTQKRGGRGVAGLTTREEDFVEHLFITSTHDNLLFFTNQGKVYTMKAYEIPEAKRQARGMAIINLLQLNPEEKITAVIPIRDFVEDNYLILVTKKGITKKLRLNELQNIRKNGLIAISLKEEDELIGVRKTEGDDNVILVTSNGMSITFNEKDVRDMGRTAMGVKAITLNKGDYLVGMDLVKPNKELLVISEFGYGKRTSLDEYRIQSRGGKGIKTYNIKDITGKIISAGVVEEDDDILIVSLGGTIIRLNVSDISQMGRSTQGVRLMKMAKDDKVVSVAKVLVEEENEEE; encoded by the coding sequence ATGAGCGATGATAATAAAAGGGTTGTGGATATAGACATAAGAGAAGAAATGAAAAAGTCATACTTAGACTATTCTATGAGTGTAATAGTAAGTAGAGCATTGCCTGATGTTAGAGATGGACTAAAACCTGTTCATAGAAGAATACTTTATGCAATGAATGACTTAGGAATGACACCAGATAAACCCCATAAAAAATCAGCCCGTATAGTCGGGGAAGTATTAGGTAAGTATCACCCACATGGAGATACAGCTGTTTATGATGCTATGGTTAGACTTGCACAAGATTTTTCGACTAGGTATATGCTAATTGATGGACATGGTAACTTTGGATCGGTTGATGGTGATGGTGCAGCTGCTATGCGTTACACAGAAGCCAGAATGTCTAAAATTGCATTAGAAATGCTTAGAGATATAGGAAAGGATACTATAGATTATAGACTTAACTTTGACGAAACACTAAATGAGCCTAAGGTGTTACCTAGTAGATTTCCAAACTTACTAGTGAATGGATCATCTGGTATAGCCGTAGGAATGGCTACATCTATTCCACCTCATAATTTAAGTGAGGTTATAGATGGTATAGTAGCTATGATAGACAATAAAGATATAACTATAGAAGAAATTATATCTCATATAAAAGGACCAGATTTTCCTACTGGTGCAATTATAATGGGAAAAGAAAATATAAGAGAAGCTTACAGAACTGGTAGAGGAAAAGTAATAGTTAGATCTGAAGCTGAAATAGAGGAAAATAGTAAAGGTAGATCATCGATAATAGTTACAGAAATACCCTATCAAGTAAATAAAGCTAGACTTATAGAAAAGATAGCGGAACTTGTAAGAGACAAAAGGATAGAAGGTATCTCTGATTTAAGGGATGAGTCTGATCGGGATGGAATGAGGATAGTTATTGAGATTAAAAGAGATGCAAATGCTAATATAGTCTTAAATAACTTATACAAATATACTCAGCTACAGGCTACTTTCAGTATTATAATGTTAGCCTTAGTTAATGATCAGCCTAAAGTATTAAATTTACATCAGATGATAAAACACTATTTAGATCATCAAGTGGAAGTTATAGTAAGAAGAACTCAATATGAGTTGAATAAAGCGGAAGAAAGAGCCCATATACTAGCAGGATTAAGAATAGCTCTGGACAATATAGATGCTGTGATAAAGTTAATAAGAGGTTCATCAACTACTGCTGAAGCTAAAGATGGTCTGATGAATCAATTTGGACTTTCAGATAAGCAAGCCCAAGCTATATTAGACATGAGACTACAAAGATTAACTGGTTTAGAAAGAGAAAAGATAGAAGAAGAATATAATGCTCTTATGATAGAAATAAGTAGATTGAAAGAAATATTAGCTAGTGAAGAGTTAGTATATGGAATTATAAAACAAGAGTTACTTGAAATAAAGGAAAATTATGGTGATGAAAGAAGAACTAAAATAAGAGTTTCAGAAGAAGATATAGATATTGAAGATATGATCCAAGAAGAGAATGTTGCGATAACTCTAACACACTTTGGATATATAAAGCGTCTTCCAGAAGACACATATAAAACTCAAAAAAGAGGTGGAAGAGGGGTAGCTGGACTTACTACGAGAGAGGAAGACTTTGTAGAACATCTATTTATAACTTCAACTCACGATAATCTATTATTCTTTACTAATCAAGGAAAAGTATATACTATGAAGGCATATGAGATACCAGAAGCTAAACGTCAAGCAAGAGGTATGGCTATAATAAACCTTCTTCAACTTAATCCAGAAGAAAAGATTACCGCAGTAATTCCTATAAGAGACTTTGTAGAAGATAATTATTTGATTTTAGTTACTAAAAAAGGAATTACTAAAAAACTAAGATTGAATGAACTTCAAAATATAAGAAAAAATGGATTAATAGCCATAAGCTTAAAAGAAGAAGATGAACTTATAGGTGTTAGAAAGACAGAGGGTGATGATAATGTTATACTAGTCACTTCTAATGGAATGTCAATAACATTTAACGAAAAAGACGTTAGAGATATGGGAAGAACTGCTATGGGTGTGAAAGCTATAACTCTAAATAAAGGTGATTATCTAGTAGGTATGGACTTAGTAAAGCCGAATAAAGAATTATTAGTAATAAGTGAGTTTGGATATGGAAAAAGAACTTCACTAGATGAATATAGAATTCAGTCTAGAGGTGGAAAAGGAATAAAAACTTATAATATTAAAGATATAACAGGAAAGATTATAAGTGCCGGAGTAGTAGAAGAAGATGATGATATATTGATAGTAAGTCTTGGTGGTACTATTATAAGACTTAATGTATCAGATATATCCCAAATGGGTAGATCTACTCAGGGTGTTAGACTTATGAAAATGGCAAAAGATGATAAAGTAGTTTCAGTTGCAAAAGTATTAGTAGAAGAAGAAAATGAAGAAGAATAA
- a CDS encoding SigB/SigF/SigG family RNA polymerase sigma factor, producing the protein MNTPAFKKRKDISNIKDKDSKTLFKLYSENKESTIREEIIHRYLYIAEILSKKYSNRGIDYEDIYQVACLGLIYSVDRFDISRGYEFSSFATPTIIGEIKKHFRDKGWAIRVPRRIQELSQKVNLARNTLNQKLQRTPTVKELAEYLDVTSEDVLEAMEAGKVYTPQSLDTPYESDGEDKEVTLADLIGEEDKQFDKIENNDFLSKMIFKLNDVEKKIIDDRYFKRKTQVDIANELGISQMTVSRMEKKIIERFRRELEKSNG; encoded by the coding sequence ATGAATACACCAGCATTTAAAAAAAGAAAAGATATTTCAAATATAAAAGATAAGGATAGTAAAACATTATTTAAGCTTTACAGTGAAAATAAAGAATCTACAATAAGGGAAGAAATAATACATAGATATTTATATATAGCTGAAATTTTATCTAAGAAATACTCTAATAGGGGTATAGATTATGAAGATATATATCAAGTAGCATGTTTAGGTTTAATATACTCAGTAGATAGATTTGATATATCAAGAGGATATGAGTTTTCTAGCTTTGCCACACCCACTATAATAGGTGAAATAAAAAAGCACTTTAGAGACAAAGGATGGGCAATAAGGGTTCCAAGAAGAATTCAAGAACTTTCACAAAAAGTTAACTTAGCTAGAAATACATTAAATCAAAAATTACAAAGAACTCCTACAGTAAAAGAGTTAGCAGAATATCTAGATGTTACTTCAGAGGATGTACTTGAAGCAATGGAAGCTGGTAAGGTATATACACCACAGTCACTAGATACTCCATATGAATCTGATGGAGAAGATAAGGAAGTTACACTAGCCGACTTAATAGGGGAGGAAGACAAGCAATTTGATAAAATAGAGAATAATGATTTTCTTTCTAAAATGATATTCAAGTTAAATGATGTTGAAAAGAAGATAATAGATGATAGATATTTTAAACGAAAAACTCAAGTAGATATAGCAAACGAATTAGGAATTTCGCAAATGACGGTATCCAGAATGGAGAAAAAAATAATAGAGAGATTTAGAAGAGAACTTGAGAAATCAAATGGCTAA
- a CDS encoding putative selenate ABC transporter substrate-binding protein, with the protein MKKVLAILLSMLTLISFTACSVEKQESSENKEQTGKSGKEVVFRIGAIPDQNVSELNKSMETMAKYLSKETGLKVEFVPSVDYASLVTGFERGEIQLVWFGGLTGVQARAVAPGSNAIAQRPIDAEFQSVFIAQKDLDIAKLEDLKGKTFTFGSESSTSGSLMPRYFLTQSGVDPDKDFDGAPNYSGSHDKTIKLVETGAFQTGALNISVWNKLVEEKKVDLEKVKVFYTTPEYFDYNWTINNADNIDKVYGEGTREKVKEAILAMSAEKGSDQEEILRFFQTDKFVETKNENYKAIEEVGKSLGMVK; encoded by the coding sequence ATGAAAAAAGTATTGGCAATATTATTATCAATGTTAACTTTAATTTCATTTACTGCTTGTTCAGTAGAAAAGCAAGAATCAAGTGAAAATAAAGAGCAAACTGGAAAATCAGGTAAAGAGGTAGTATTTAGAATTGGAGCAATTCCAGATCAAAATGTGTCAGAACTAAATAAAAGTATGGAGACAATGGCTAAATATCTTAGCAAGGAGACAGGTTTAAAAGTAGAGTTTGTCCCATCTGTTGACTATGCATCACTTGTAACAGGATTTGAAAGAGGTGAAATACAGTTAGTTTGGTTTGGAGGTCTTACAGGGGTACAGGCTAGAGCTGTTGCACCAGGATCAAATGCAATTGCTCAAAGACCTATAGATGCTGAGTTTCAATCAGTATTCATAGCTCAAAAAGACTTAGATATTGCGAAACTAGAGGATTTAAAAGGAAAAACATTTACATTTGGAAGCGAAAGTTCAACTTCAGGATCATTAATGCCTCGTTACTTTTTAACACAATCTGGAGTTGATCCAGATAAAGATTTTGATGGAGCGCCAAATTACTCAGGGTCACATGATAAAACTATTAAGCTTGTAGAAACAGGAGCATTCCAAACAGGTGCTCTTAATATTTCTGTATGGAATAAACTAGTTGAAGAGAAGAAAGTAGATTTAGAAAAAGTTAAAGTTTTTTATACAACACCAGAATACTTTGATTACAACTGGACTATAAATAATGCTGATAATATAGATAAAGTTTATGGAGAAGGAACTAGAGAGAAGGTAAAAGAAGCTATACTTGCAATGAGTGCAGAAAAAGGTAGCGATCAAGAAGAAATATTGAGATTCTTTCAAACAGATAAATTCGTAGAAACTAAAAATGAAAACTATAAAGCAATAGAAGAGGTTGGTAAAAGCTTAGGAATGGTTAAATAA
- the recF gene encoding DNA replication/repair protein RecF (All proteins in this family for which functions are known are DNA-binding proteins that assist the filamentation of RecA onto DNA for the initiation of recombination or recombinational repair.) has protein sequence MHVESIRLINFRNYKKLNIKLNKNLNIFLGHNAQGKTNLLESIYIASSGRSYRTNRDRELINIEKDAGYIGLKVVKSEFDKYIEIKFEKSKNKRVRINKVEIDKLSELIGQINVVIFSPEDLNLIKGGPLERRSFLDIEISQIKPRYRYNLSKYNKILFQRNNLLKKVKYDNTNLKTIDIWNQQLIDTGTEIIIDRINFTKGLSDISKDIHKKLTTENENLSIHYVSSFKVDEENIKREEIKENFKKLLDKSLDRDIERCTTEYGPHRDDIEILINGMTCRTYGSQGQQRTAALSLKLAEVELIKSEIGEYPILLLDDVLSELDINRRKSLVTTFKDIQTIITSTDDIEVDDIGEESKSVFLINNGEVLYKKG, from the coding sequence TTGCATGTAGAGAGCATTAGATTAATTAATTTTAGAAACTATAAAAAATTAAATATAAAATTAAATAAAAATTTGAATATCTTTTTAGGACATAATGCTCAGGGGAAAACAAACCTTTTAGAATCAATATATATAGCTTCTAGTGGAAGATCGTATAGGACTAATAGAGATAGAGAGCTTATAAATATAGAAAAAGATGCAGGATATATAGGACTAAAAGTAGTAAAAAGTGAATTTGACAAATATATAGAAATTAAATTTGAAAAAAGTAAAAATAAAAGAGTAAGAATAAATAAAGTAGAAATAGACAAATTATCTGAATTAATAGGACAGATAAATGTTGTGATATTTTCACCAGAAGATTTAAACTTAATAAAAGGTGGTCCTTTAGAGAGACGGTCATTTTTAGATATAGAAATATCTCAAATAAAACCAAGATATAGATATAATTTAAGCAAATATAATAAGATATTATTTCAACGTAATAATCTTTTAAAAAAGGTGAAGTATGACAATACTAATCTAAAGACTATAGATATTTGGAATCAACAACTAATAGATACGGGTACAGAAATAATAATTGACCGAATAAACTTTACAAAGGGCTTATCTGACATATCTAAAGACATTCACAAAAAACTTACAACGGAAAATGAAAATTTATCAATACACTACGTATCTTCATTTAAAGTGGACGAAGAAAATATAAAAAGAGAAGAAATAAAAGAAAACTTTAAAAAGTTATTAGATAAAAGTTTGGACAGGGATATAGAAAGATGTACTACTGAGTATGGTCCACATAGAGATGACATAGAAATTTTAATAAATGGTATGACATGTAGAACATATGGTTCTCAAGGTCAACAAAGAACTGCTGCACTTTCATTAAAGTTAGCAGAAGTAGAACTTATAAAATCGGAGATAGGGGAGTATCCGATACTGTTGCTAGATGATGTACTATCTGAACTAGATATAAACAGGAGAAAGTCACTAGTTACTACATTTAAAGATATACAGACTATAATAACTTCTACAGATGATATAGAAGTGGATGATATAGGGGAAGAGTCTAAAAGTGTATTTTTAATTAATAACGGTGAAGTTTTATATAAAAAGGGGTGA
- the remB gene encoding extracellular matrix regulator RemB, whose amino-acid sequence MLLHLGKDKVIPLKDIIAIIDAESAFKSEYTKEFFKIAEEDGFINSTNEEIKSYILTERSNKHKKGDLKSRQSIIYTSNISTVTLQKRAGFIENI is encoded by the coding sequence ATGTTGTTGCATCTTGGAAAAGATAAAGTAATACCTTTGAAAGATATTATAGCTATAATAGACGCAGAATCAGCATTTAAATCAGAATACACAAAAGAGTTCTTTAAAATAGCAGAAGAGGATGGGTTTATAAATAGCACGAATGAGGAAATAAAATCGTATATATTAACTGAAAGATCTAACAAGCATAAAAAAGGTGATCTAAAATCAAGACAAAGTATAATATATACTTCAAATATATCAACAGTTACTCTTCAGAAAAGAGCAGGATTTATTGAAAATATATAA
- a CDS encoding ATP-binding protein, which translates to MIFLVDNIKLIISSEKDKIAGYMSTIRLTTSSIASNIGFDIDEIDDIKVSLGEACTNIIKHGLNEGEGKIEIEYNIYNDKLTIIVKDTGKGFDTSKIKDPNIEELNESGLGIFIIKSLMDEVNILSSDNNGTEIVMTKIKNV; encoded by the coding sequence GTGATTTTTTTGGTTGATAATATAAAGCTGATCATATCCAGTGAAAAGGATAAGATAGCAGGATACATGAGTACAATTAGACTTACAACATCATCTATAGCTAGTAACATAGGATTTGATATAGATGAAATAGACGATATTAAAGTGTCACTAGGAGAAGCTTGTACAAATATAATTAAGCATGGACTAAATGAAGGGGAAGGCAAAATAGAGATAGAATATAATATATATAACGATAAACTAACTATAATAGTAAAAGATACTGGTAAGGGATTTGATACTTCAAAAATTAAAGACCCTAATATAGAAGAATTAAATGAAAGTGGATTAGGAATATTCATTATAAAATCACTAATGGATGAAGTAAATATATTAAGTAGTGACAATAATGGCACAGAAATAGTAATGACTAAAATAAAAAATGTTTAG
- the gyrB gene encoding DNA topoisomerase (ATP-hydrolyzing) subunit B, translating into MSRNQQNVTYGAEQIQVLEGLEPVRKRPGMYIGSTGPKGLHHLVYEVVDNSIDEALAGRCDTIKISINEDGSVTVSDNGIGIPVAIHPKTGKSTVETVLTVLHAGGKFDGGAYKVSGGLHGVGVSVVNALSEWLEVVIKREGKIHKQRFEIGIPQTELEVIGDSDETGTTITFMPDATIFDEVEFKYETLEYRLRELAFLNKGVKIIFEDKRTNKEQEFFYEGGIKAFVEYMNRNKDSIHSDVIYFEGEREDSVVELALQYTTDYSENILAFANNINTHEGGSHLSGLRSALTRVINDYARTNSLLKEKDENLTGDDVREGITAVLSVKLSEPQFEGQTKTKLGNSEMRGIVEGVVYDSLNRFLEENPKEAKIIIDKGIKAARVREAARKARELTRRKNVLESSALPGKLADCSERDPEKCEIYIVEGNSAGGSAKQGRDRSTQAILPLRGKIMNIEKARLDKILSSDEIKNMITAFGCGIGEDFDPNKIRYGKIVIMTDADVDGAHIRTLLLTFFYRYMKPLIENGNIFIAQPPLYKVKKGKVEKYAYDDRELEVVLDEIGRTGYSLQRYKGLGEMNPEQLWDTTMNPETRTMLQVNIEDAAAADDIFTTLMGDKVKPRREFIEENALNVKNLDI; encoded by the coding sequence ATGTCTAGAAATCAACAAAATGTAACTTATGGAGCTGAACAGATACAAGTTCTAGAAGGTCTGGAACCTGTAAGAAAAAGACCAGGTATGTACATTGGAAGTACAGGTCCTAAGGGGTTGCATCATCTAGTATACGAAGTAGTAGATAACAGTATAGATGAGGCACTAGCTGGAAGATGTGACACTATAAAAATAAGCATAAATGAAGATGGGTCAGTAACGGTATCAGATAATGGTATAGGTATACCAGTAGCAATACATCCTAAAACCGGTAAATCTACAGTAGAAACTGTACTTACAGTACTTCATGCCGGTGGTAAATTTGATGGGGGCGCATATAAGGTTTCAGGAGGACTTCACGGGGTAGGAGTATCTGTTGTAAATGCGCTTTCAGAATGGCTAGAGGTAGTAATAAAAAGAGAAGGAAAAATTCATAAACAAAGATTTGAAATAGGAATACCTCAAACAGAGTTAGAAGTAATAGGTGACTCTGATGAAACAGGTACTACGATAACATTTATGCCAGATGCAACTATATTTGATGAAGTAGAGTTTAAGTATGAAACATTAGAATATAGATTAAGAGAATTAGCATTTTTAAATAAAGGTGTAAAAATAATCTTCGAGGATAAAAGAACAAATAAAGAACAGGAGTTTTTCTATGAAGGTGGAATAAAGGCTTTCGTAGAGTATATGAATAGAAATAAAGATTCTATCCATAGTGATGTAATTTACTTTGAGGGAGAAAGAGAAGATTCTGTTGTAGAATTAGCTTTACAGTACACTACTGACTATAGTGAAAATATACTTGCATTTGCTAATAATATAAATACTCATGAAGGAGGTTCTCATCTTAGTGGCTTAAGATCAGCTTTAACTAGAGTAATAAATGATTATGCTAGAACTAATAGCTTATTAAAAGAAAAAGATGAAAACTTAACAGGAGATGATGTAAGAGAAGGTATTACAGCTGTATTATCTGTTAAGTTATCAGAGCCACAATTTGAAGGACAAACTAAAACTAAACTTGGAAACAGTGAAATGAGAGGGATTGTAGAAGGTGTAGTATATGATTCTTTAAATAGATTTTTAGAAGAGAACCCTAAAGAAGCAAAAATTATAATAGATAAAGGGATAAAGGCGGCAAGAGTAAGAGAAGCTGCGAGAAAAGCTAGAGAGCTTACTAGAAGAAAGAACGTATTAGAAAGCTCAGCACTTCCGGGAAAATTAGCTGACTGCTCAGAGCGAGATCCTGAAAAATGTGAAATATATATAGTCGAAGGGAACTCAGCAGGGGGATCTGCAAAACAAGGAAGAGATAGATCAACCCAAGCTATTTTGCCTTTAAGAGGTAAGATAATGAATATAGAAAAAGCTAGATTAGATAAAATTTTAAGTTCAGATGAAATAAAAAATATGATAACAGCTTTTGGATGCGGAATAGGTGAGGATTTTGATCCCAACAAAATAAGATATGGTAAAATTGTAATAATGACCGATGCGGACGTTGATGGTGCACATATTAGAACTCTTTTATTGACATTCTTCTATAGATATATGAAACCTCTTATAGAAAATGGCAATATATTCATAGCACAACCTCCACTGTATAAAGTTAAAAAAGGAAAAGTAGAGAAATATGCATATGATGATAGAGAACTTGAAGTCGTACTAGACGAGATTGGAAGAACAGGATATAGTCTTCAAAGATACAAGGGTCTAGGAGAAATGAATCCAGAACAACTTTGGGATACTACAATGAATCCTGAAACTAGGACTATGCTTCAAGTAAATATAGAAGATGCAGCAGCAGCAGATGATATATTTACAACTCTTATGGGAGATAAGGTAAAACCAAGAAGAGAGTTTATAGAGGAAAACGCCCTAAATGTAAAAAACTTAGATATATAA
- a CDS encoding STAS domain-containing protein, with the protein MGLEILKKFDKDDNQWVVSPIGEIDIYTSDEFKNMLLQLVEEEGTDITIVGDSLEYIDSTGLGVLISILKKLKESNNTITITNIKPSIKKLLELTSLDKVFIIKE; encoded by the coding sequence ATGGGATTAGAAATTTTAAAAAAGTTTGATAAAGATGATAATCAATGGGTAGTAAGTCCAATAGGAGAAATAGATATATACACATCAGATGAATTTAAAAACATGTTATTACAATTAGTAGAAGAAGAGGGTACAGATATAACTATAGTTGGAGATTCACTAGAATATATAGATAGTACAGGATTAGGAGTATTAATAAGCATTCTTAAAAAATTAAAAGAGAGTAATAATACAATAACTATAACAAATATAAAGCCTAGCATAAAGAAACTACTTGAATTAACAAGTCTAGATAAAGTATTTATTATTAAGGAGTGA